The following proteins are encoded in a genomic region of Cyclonatronum proteinivorum:
- the mfd gene encoding transcription-repair coupling factor: MAISHIRRQLRQLLPVNDILKAYAQKQAVHLEGYAGSLSSFLGAELAESVKHAVFIFPDEERAQYFAGDLAVLGVRNLHFFPDSHNKPYQDVSIQDSATLVQRAEVLDAVIQNDENILVASAAALCEKVISPQAFSGAAISLSKGTEIDMESLREQLIDSGFTEVNFVEKPGEMAVRGGIFDIFPYTGDYPVRLEFFGDEIDSIRQFDADSQRSVGFLNSSRIVPNTSAFRSTQRETLLNYFPEDTLYVLFNAPLCEAGAGDQLQKATEIYEAVLTQLDKQRKKGEEDLTAPPAPGELFLSAEELLKRLSGYGRVFFGDVFPDEKNIKAGFRHALGGKMQPVFNGSVKLLEQSLRELSAAGTRTFILCGNKGQQERLAELLGEPDESLNYELSLETLHEGFILQDHGLALYTDHQIFNRYHRPATKRRQPGGGISFKELKDLNIGDYVVHVDYGIGRFAGFQKIKVKDTVQEVVVLKYQEDSVLYVNVSSLYKIQKYSGKDGHQPRITKLGSGEWARKKASAKRKVKDIARELIQLYAKRKAQKAHAFPPDSYMQTEMEAAFIFEETPDQLKAIEDVKADMQREMPMDRLICGDVGFGKTEVAVRAAFKAALDGKQVALLVPTTILADQHFKTFKSRLEPFPVNVGLLSRFRTKAEQKDTIEKLKTGEIDILIGTHRITSKDVEFKNLGLLIIDEEQRFGVATKEKIKRFRASVDTLTLTATPIPRTLQYSLMGARDLSVITTPPPNRQPVQTELIGFEGERLRDAIVQEVSRGGQVFFIHNRVHNIEEMTGLVKDLVPNVKVRFAHGQMKGSELERIILDFYAHKFDVLVSTNIVESGIDIANANTIIINHADKFGLSELHQLRGRVGRSNRKAFCYLISPPFQALPEDSRKRLLALVEYSDLGSGFNIAMRDLDIRGAGDILGGEQSGFISDVGFDLYTKILNEAVRELKESEFSELFGETDPDIEYPETTVEFDEAALLPQWYVRDNVERLNLYRRLASVNQPEEIDSWSDEVQDRFGKIPEETSCLIQAARIKLLAAQLLFIKVTVRAGRVWLLCPSAESRAGQHFYAGGRLQNMIGWLQENDRKVSLAQKDQAIRIVVQEVPDMAACISLLKALNTEFAAGQRTAETVPGM, translated from the coding sequence ATGGCCATCAGCCATATTCGCAGACAGCTCCGGCAGCTGTTGCCGGTCAATGACATTCTGAAAGCTTACGCCCAAAAACAGGCGGTTCATCTTGAGGGGTATGCCGGCTCGCTGTCCTCGTTTTTGGGGGCGGAGCTTGCCGAGAGCGTAAAGCACGCGGTTTTCATCTTCCCGGATGAGGAGCGTGCGCAGTACTTCGCCGGCGATCTTGCCGTGCTCGGGGTGCGCAACCTGCACTTTTTCCCCGATTCGCACAACAAGCCCTATCAGGATGTCAGCATTCAGGATTCGGCTACGCTCGTGCAGCGGGCGGAGGTGCTCGATGCCGTCATCCAAAACGACGAGAACATCCTTGTCGCTTCGGCGGCGGCGCTGTGTGAGAAGGTTATTTCGCCCCAGGCCTTTTCCGGGGCGGCCATATCCCTGAGCAAGGGTACTGAAATCGACATGGAAAGCCTGCGCGAACAGCTCATTGACAGCGGGTTTACCGAGGTCAATTTCGTGGAGAAACCCGGCGAGATGGCGGTGCGCGGCGGCATTTTCGACATCTTCCCCTACACCGGCGATTACCCCGTTCGCCTCGAGTTTTTCGGGGATGAAATCGATTCCATCCGGCAATTCGACGCGGATTCGCAGCGCTCGGTCGGCTTCCTCAACAGTTCGCGCATTGTGCCGAACACCTCGGCTTTCCGCAGCACGCAGCGGGAAACGCTGCTGAACTATTTCCCCGAGGACACCCTCTACGTACTCTTCAATGCCCCGCTCTGCGAAGCCGGTGCCGGGGATCAGCTTCAGAAAGCGACCGAAATTTATGAAGCCGTCCTCACACAGCTTGATAAACAGCGCAAAAAAGGCGAAGAAGATCTCACAGCCCCGCCTGCGCCCGGCGAGCTGTTCCTGAGCGCGGAAGAACTGCTCAAGCGGCTCAGCGGCTACGGTCGGGTGTTTTTTGGGGATGTATTTCCGGATGAAAAAAACATCAAAGCCGGATTTCGTCACGCGCTCGGCGGCAAAATGCAGCCGGTGTTTAACGGCTCGGTGAAGCTGCTCGAACAAAGCCTGCGGGAGCTGAGCGCGGCGGGCACGCGGACCTTCATCCTGTGCGGGAACAAAGGTCAGCAGGAGCGACTTGCGGAGCTGCTGGGCGAGCCGGACGAAAGCCTGAACTACGAACTCAGCCTCGAAACCCTGCATGAAGGCTTCATCCTGCAGGATCACGGCCTTGCGCTCTACACCGATCATCAGATCTTCAACCGCTATCACCGGCCTGCGACCAAGCGGCGTCAGCCGGGCGGGGGGATTTCCTTCAAGGAACTGAAGGACCTCAACATCGGCGATTATGTCGTGCATGTGGATTACGGCATCGGGCGCTTTGCGGGCTTTCAGAAAATCAAGGTGAAGGACACCGTGCAGGAAGTCGTCGTCCTGAAGTATCAGGAAGACAGCGTGCTGTACGTCAATGTTTCGAGCCTGTACAAAATCCAGAAATATTCGGGCAAGGACGGGCATCAGCCGCGAATTACCAAGCTCGGCAGCGGCGAATGGGCGCGCAAAAAGGCGAGTGCAAAGCGCAAAGTCAAGGACATCGCCCGTGAGCTCATTCAGCTTTACGCCAAGCGAAAGGCGCAGAAAGCGCATGCCTTCCCGCCGGACAGCTACATGCAGACCGAGATGGAAGCCGCCTTCATTTTTGAGGAAACCCCCGATCAGCTCAAGGCCATCGAGGATGTGAAAGCCGACATGCAGCGCGAAATGCCCATGGACCGCCTTATATGCGGGGATGTGGGATTCGGCAAAACCGAGGTCGCTGTGCGTGCCGCGTTCAAAGCCGCGCTGGACGGCAAACAAGTCGCCCTGCTTGTGCCGACGACCATCCTCGCCGATCAGCACTTCAAAACATTCAAAAGCCGGCTTGAACCCTTCCCGGTAAATGTCGGCCTGCTTTCCCGCTTTCGCACCAAAGCCGAGCAAAAAGATACCATCGAAAAACTGAAAACCGGCGAGATAGACATCCTCATCGGCACACACCGCATCACTTCGAAGGATGTGGAATTCAAAAATCTCGGCCTGCTCATTATTGATGAAGAACAGCGGTTCGGGGTTGCGACCAAGGAGAAAATCAAGCGGTTCCGCGCTTCGGTCGATACCCTCACGCTTACCGCAACGCCCATCCCGCGCACCCTGCAGTACTCGCTCATGGGCGCGCGCGACCTCAGCGTGATCACAACGCCCCCACCGAACCGTCAGCCGGTACAGACCGAGCTCATCGGCTTTGAAGGCGAACGGCTGCGGGACGCCATCGTGCAGGAAGTCAGCCGGGGCGGACAGGTGTTCTTCATCCACAACCGCGTGCACAACATCGAAGAAATGACCGGCCTGGTGAAAGACCTCGTGCCTAATGTAAAGGTACGGTTTGCGCACGGGCAGATGAAGGGCAGCGAGCTTGAGCGCATCATCCTCGATTTTTATGCGCACAAATTCGACGTGCTCGTTTCGACCAACATCGTGGAGAGCGGCATCGACATCGCGAACGCCAACACCATCATCATCAATCATGCCGATAAATTTGGCCTCAGCGAGCTGCATCAGCTTCGGGGGCGCGTCGGGCGCTCCAACCGGAAAGCCTTCTGCTATCTCATTTCGCCCCCGTTTCAGGCGCTGCCCGAAGACAGCCGGAAGCGGCTTTTGGCGCTGGTCGAATACTCCGATCTCGGGTCCGGCTTCAACATCGCCATGCGCGACCTCGATATCCGCGGGGCAGGCGATATTCTCGGGGGCGAACAAAGCGGCTTCATCTCGGATGTCGGCTTCGACCTCTACACCAAAATCCTGAACGAGGCCGTGCGCGAGCTCAAAGAAAGCGAGTTTTCCGAACTCTTTGGCGAAACCGATCCGGATATTGAGTATCCCGAAACGACGGTCGAATTCGATGAAGCCGCGCTGCTGCCGCAGTGGTACGTGCGCGACAACGTGGAGCGCCTCAACCTGTACCGCAGGCTTGCAAGCGTCAATCAGCCGGAAGAAATCGACAGCTGGTCCGATGAGGTGCAGGACCGCTTCGGGAAGATCCCCGAAGAAACAAGCTGCCTGATTCAGGCTGCGCGCATCAAACTGCTGGCCGCGCAACTGCTGTTTATCAAGGTCACCGTCCGGGCGGGCCGCGTTTGGCTGCTGTGCCCCTCCGCCGAAAGCCGTGCGGGACAGCACTTCTACGCCGGTGGCCGCCTGCAAAACATGATCGGCTGGCTGCAGGAAAACGACCGGAAGGTCAGTCTCGCCCAAAAAGATCAGGCCATCCGCATCGTAGTGCAGGAAGTGCCCGATATGGCCGCCTGCATCAGCCTCCTGAAGGCGCTCAACACCGAATTCGCTGCGGGTCAGCGAACCGCGGAAACCGTACCCGGCATGTAG